CGGGATCTTCAGGGTGATCTGGAGCAGGATCAGGGCGACGACGGCGAGCGGCACGCAGACGAAGAACGTCCAGCGCCAGCCGAGCGGGCTGTCAACGATGAATCCGCCAAGCAGCGGGCCGCCGGCGGTGCCCACTGCCATCACGGCGCCCATGTAACCGGAATACTTGCCGCGGTCACGGGGCGGGATCATGGAGCCGATGATCGCCTGGGCCAGGGCGGTGAGCCCGCCCATGGCGACGCCCTGGATAACGCGGGCGGTCAGCAGCAGCGGGATGGTCTCGGAAAGTCCCGCCATCACGGAACCGGCCACGAAGATCACGATGCTGAGCTGCACCAGGACCTTTTTGTCGAAGAGGTCCGCCAGCTTGCCCCAGATGGGGGTGGTGGCGGCGTTGGCCAGCAGGGCCGCGGTGATCACCCAGGCGAAGTCGGTCTGGGTGCCCTTGAGCTCAGACATGATGGTGGGCAGCGCGTTGGCCACGATGGTGCTGCTGAGGATGGCGGTGAAAAATGCGGCCAGGAGCCCGGTGAGGGCTTCCATGATCTGGCGGTGGGTCATAACGGCCTGCGGGGCCGGCAGTTTTGCCGGCAGTTTTTCCGGTGCGGGGGCCGGCGACGGACCGGTGGCGGCAGCGTGGCTTGCCATATATCTGCTCCTAAACGGGTTGTTGTTGGATGTGCGTGGATCCGGCCGTCTTTGCCCGGACGGAGTCCCTGAGGGATTCCGCAAGTTTCTGAAGGATTTTCGCCGTTTCTTCGGCGTCCTGCTGGGTCCAGTCCTGCAGGTAACCCTGAAGGGTGGCGGTCCGGTGCGCCTCGATTTGCCGAAGCCGTTCAGTTCCGGCTTCCGTCAGCGCCACGAGTTGAGCGCGGCCGTCCTCAGGATCCGGCCGGCGGACCACCAGGCCAAGCTCCTCGAGATCAGCTATGTGCCGGCTCAGGACCGGTGCGCTGACTCCCAGCCGCTCGGCCAGATGAGTGGCCCTGGATTCGCGCTCCCCCACGAACCTGAGGACACCCTGGAGCGCTATCCCGGCGTCCTGCCCGCGCGTGTTCGACACGGCAACGCATCTGACAGCCCGTTGGAGGTCAAAAATCCGGCAGACGAGTTCTGCTGCCGTGTTCGGCGCAACTGACATGGTGGAACGCTCCCCTTTTGCTTGCCTTAGGCAACTATATACCTTAATGGTTGCTTTGGGAAACTAACGAGGGCTCGCCGGTCTTTGAGTGCCCGGCCAACGCGGCGCAGCCTTTAAACACCGAGCGCGAACGAACGCCTGAGGCCCCAAATCCGCCGGAAATGGGGCCTCAAGCGTTCGTTCGCGCTATGTGGTGCGGGTGGTGCTGTGTGCTGATGGACCGGTTCAGCTGTCCAGATGGGTGGGACCGAACATCTTAAGGAGGGTTTCGACGACGACGACGTTGGGCCCGTCTGCGGCGAAGCCCGCCTTGAGGGCGTTCCCCACATCCTCCGGGGCCACCCGGGTGGCCGGCACGCCGAATGATTCGGCCAGCTTCACGAAGTCGGGCCGGGCCAGCTCGGTGGCCGTGGCCTTGCCGAACGCGCCCACCATGTACTCGCGCAGGATGCCGTAGCCGCCGTCGTCCACAATCAGCCACGTGACCGGGATGTTGTGCTGCCTGGCCGTGGCCAGCTCGGAAATGGAATACATGGAGGAGCCGTCGCCGGACACCGCGAGCACCCGGGCCGAGGCGCCGGACTTGCCCGTGGTTTCCAGGCCCACCGCGCCGCCGATGGCCGCCGGGAACCCGTAGCCCAGTCCGCCGGCGCCCTGGGCAGAGTGGAACTGGCCGTCGCGCGCGTCCCAGCAGCTCCAGCCCCAGTACGCCGAGATGGTCATGTCCCAGAAGGTCTGCATGTCCGCAGGAACCGCCTCCCGGATATCGGCCATGAACTTCAGTTCCTTGCCAAGGTCCTGGGATTCCAGCCGGGCTCTCACCTTGGCCAGCGAGTCCTTGACCAGATCCTCGGGTGAGGTGCCATGCCAATCGGCGCGCTCTCCGTGCGGCTCGGTCAGCGCTTCGTCCAACGCTGCCAGCGCCTGGCCGGCGTCTGCCCGGATGCCAAGCCCCGGGCGGTTGGATTCGAGCACGCGGGGCTCGGCGTCGATCTGGATAATGCGGCCGCGAGGTTCGAACGTGAAGTAGTTGGACGTGACCTCGCCCAGCGACGAGCCGATCACAATCAGCACGTCCGCATCCTCGAGCAGCTCCGTCATGTAGCGGTCCTCAATCCAGGACTGGAGCGAGAGGTCATGGTTCCACGGGAACGCGCCATTGCCGCCGGGGGTGCAGATGACCGGGGCCCGCAGCTTCTCCGCGATGGAGCGCAGGGATTTCTCGGCCCTGCCACGGCGCGTACCGCCGCCGGCAATGATGGCCGGACGTTCCGCCGTCGACAGCCATTTCACTGCTTCACGGATCAGCTCCACCCGGGGCGGGTTGTCCGCCGCTTCGGCAAGAGCATCCTCCACCGGCGGCACCATTATGGGGTCAAGCAGCACGTTCTGCGGGATTTCCAGCCACACGGGGCCCTGCGGCGAGGAGATGGCCTCGGTCCAGGCGTCCTGGATCCCGGACGGAATACCGGAGGCGTGCTGGATGAGTCGCTGGCTCTTGGTGACGTTCGCGGCCGAGGCCTTCTGGTCATCGAGCTGGTGCAGCATCCCCTTGCGGCGTGCACCGAGTCCTTCGAGCGGGATCTGGCTGGCAATGACCACCATGGGAACGCCCGTCGCGTACGCTTCCTGCAGCCCGGCGAGCGACGTCAGTGCGCCCGGGCCGGTGGAAAGGAACAGCACGCCCACTTCGCCCGTGGCGCGGGAGTATCCGTCAGCCGCGAAAGCCGAATTGTTCTCAACGCGGGAGGACACAAAATGCAGGTTTCCGCGGCCCATGGCATCGAACAGACCAAGGGCGTGCTGGCCCGGAATACCGAAGACCGTTTTGGCACCGAGAGCTTCAAGGGTTTCGACGACGAGGTCCCCGCCGTTGCGGACGCTGGTCCCGGTGTTTGTCCCCGCGGGGGCGGCTGCTGTGCCGGGATCGAAATCAATCATCTGGAAAACTCCTTGGTCTCGGTGGAGTTGGCGCCGGGTGCGGCAAATCCCGCCTGGCGCCGGGATTCCTGGCCGAGTGCCTGTGCCGCGTAGCCGTTGGGGGCGCCGAAGCGGTCCCCTTCAACAGCATTGTCCGCCATCAGGGTGACGAGCTCGTACGCAACATGGCTGGCGGCCACGCCGGTGATTTCGGCGTGGTCGTACGCGGGTGCAACTTCAACGACGTCGGCGCCCACCAGGTTCATGCCGCGGAAACCACGGATGATTTCCAGCAGTTCACGGCTGGTGATGCCTCCGGCTTCGGGAGTGCCGGTGCCGGGGGCGTGCGCGGGATCAAGAACATCGATGTCCACGGAGATGTAGAGCGGGCGGTTGCCGATCCGGTCGCGGACCTTGGCCACGGTCTCGAGGACGCCCTGGTAGTAGACGTCAGCAGAGGTGACGATGCCGAAGCCGAAACGGTGGTCGTCGTCGAGGTCCTTTTTCCCGTACAGCGGGCCTCGGGTGCCGATGTGGCTGATGGCCTCGGTGTCCAGGATGCCTTCCTCAACGGCCCTGCGGAACGGCGTGCCGTGGGTGTATTCGGCGCCGAAGTAGGTGTCCCACGTGTCCAGGTGCGCGTCGAAGTGCAGCATTGCCACGGGCTCACCGGCACGCTCGGCGGCCGCTCGGAGCAGCGGGAGCGCGATGGTGTGGTCCCCGCCGATGGTGAGCAGTTTGCTGCCCGAAGCCGTCAGGTCCAGGGCGTTCTGCTGGATCGTCTCGATTGCCTCGTTGATGTTGAACGGATTCACGGCCATGTCCCCGGCGTCCGCGACCTGCACGTTTTCGAAGGGGCTGACATCCCAGGCCGGGTTGTAAGGCCGCAGCAGACGGCTGGCCTCACGCACGTGGTTGGCGCCAAAGCGCGCGCCGGGCCGGTAGGAAACACCGGAGTCGAAGGGCACACCCACCACCGTGATGTCCGCTTTGGCTACCTGGTCCAGCCTGGGCAGTCGGGCGTAGGTGGCGGCTCCCGCGTAGCGCGGGATCCGGGATGAATCGATGGGGCCAAGGTTGCCGTTGGCTTCGATGCGCAGCTCTTCCAAAAGAACGCCTCTCCTTCGAGGATGAAACGATAGATGTGACAGCCATCATACACTCAGAGTTGCCTTATGTGCATCAACTGTTTACAAATTCTCTATTCCGGTGGCCTGCCAGCACCGCCTGCCCGGATGCCGCGCCTGCCACCCGCCCTTCCTGCCCGGTTGCTGTTTGCCACCCGCCCTTCCTGCCCGGTTGCTGTTTGCCACCCGCCCTTCCTGCCCGGTTGCTGTTTGCCAATCAGCTTTTTCGGCGGCGATTCCCATGG
This genomic interval from Micrococcaceae bacterium Sec5.7 contains the following:
- a CDS encoding MarR family transcriptional regulator; this translates as MSVAPNTAAELVCRIFDLQRAVRCVAVSNTRGQDAGIALQGVLRFVGERESRATHLAERLGVSAPVLSRHIADLEELGLVVRRPDPEDGRAQLVALTEAGTERLRQIEAHRTATLQGYLQDWTQQDAEETAKILQKLAESLRDSVRAKTAGSTHIQQQPV
- a CDS encoding thiamine pyrophosphate-binding protein, which translates into the protein MIDFDPGTAAAPAGTNTGTSVRNGGDLVVETLEALGAKTVFGIPGQHALGLFDAMGRGNLHFVSSRVENNSAFAADGYSRATGEVGVLFLSTGPGALTSLAGLQEAYATGVPMVVIASQIPLEGLGARRKGMLHQLDDQKASAANVTKSQRLIQHASGIPSGIQDAWTEAISSPQGPVWLEIPQNVLLDPIMVPPVEDALAEAADNPPRVELIREAVKWLSTAERPAIIAGGGTRRGRAEKSLRSIAEKLRAPVICTPGGNGAFPWNHDLSLQSWIEDRYMTELLEDADVLIVIGSSLGEVTSNYFTFEPRGRIIQIDAEPRVLESNRPGLGIRADAGQALAALDEALTEPHGERADWHGTSPEDLVKDSLAKVRARLESQDLGKELKFMADIREAVPADMQTFWDMTISAYWGWSCWDARDGQFHSAQGAGGLGYGFPAAIGGAVGLETTGKSGASARVLAVSGDGSSMYSISELATARQHNIPVTWLIVDDGGYGILREYMVGAFGKATATELARPDFVKLAESFGVPATRVAPEDVGNALKAGFAADGPNVVVVETLLKMFGPTHLDS
- the speB gene encoding agmatinase, with translation MEELRIEANGNLGPIDSSRIPRYAGAATYARLPRLDQVAKADITVVGVPFDSGVSYRPGARFGANHVREASRLLRPYNPAWDVSPFENVQVADAGDMAVNPFNINEAIETIQQNALDLTASGSKLLTIGGDHTIALPLLRAAAERAGEPVAMLHFDAHLDTWDTYFGAEYTHGTPFRRAVEEGILDTEAISHIGTRGPLYGKKDLDDDHRFGFGIVTSADVYYQGVLETVAKVRDRIGNRPLYISVDIDVLDPAHAPGTGTPEAGGITSRELLEIIRGFRGMNLVGADVVEVAPAYDHAEITGVAASHVAYELVTLMADNAVEGDRFGAPNGYAAQALGQESRRQAGFAAPGANSTETKEFSR